The Streptomyces sp. SS1-1 genome has a segment encoding these proteins:
- the rbsK gene encoding ribokinase, translated as MTDIVVLGSTNMDLVTYVEKAPQRGETVTGREFRTIPGGKGANQATAAARAGGDVLMIGAVGNDMYGTRLRSALEQSGVDTDDLRTVEGPSGTAHIVVDDEGGNAIVVIPGANGTLDHLSPGDEGVIADADTLLLQLEIPLAAVLAGARAARRHGVRTILTPSPAQPLPDELLGAIDLIVPNEHEAATLTGRADPRQAAGALLDLVPEVVVTLGASGSLYAARGAEPLTVPAPRVTAVDSTGAGDTFVGALAVALGEGRLMPDALTWASCAAALSVQREGATVSMPYRPEIDERYAS; from the coding sequence ATGACCGACATCGTCGTGCTCGGCAGCACGAACATGGACCTCGTCACCTACGTAGAGAAGGCCCCGCAGCGCGGCGAGACCGTCACCGGCCGGGAGTTCCGCACGATCCCCGGCGGCAAGGGCGCCAACCAGGCGACCGCCGCGGCCCGCGCGGGCGGCGACGTGCTGATGATCGGCGCCGTCGGCAACGACATGTACGGCACCCGGCTGCGCTCCGCCCTCGAACAGTCCGGCGTCGACACCGACGACCTGCGCACGGTCGAGGGCCCCTCGGGCACCGCGCACATCGTCGTCGACGACGAGGGCGGCAACGCGATCGTCGTCATCCCCGGCGCCAACGGCACCCTCGACCATCTGAGCCCCGGCGACGAGGGCGTCATCGCCGACGCCGACACCCTGCTGCTCCAGCTGGAGATCCCGCTGGCCGCCGTGCTCGCGGGCGCCCGCGCCGCCCGCCGCCACGGCGTCCGCACGATCCTCACCCCGTCCCCCGCCCAGCCGCTCCCCGACGAGCTCCTCGGCGCGATCGACCTGATCGTCCCCAACGAGCACGAGGCCGCCACCCTCACCGGCCGCGCCGACCCCCGCCAGGCGGCCGGCGCCCTCCTCGACCTCGTCCCCGAGGTGGTCGTCACCCTGGGCGCGTCCGGCAGCCTGTACGCCGCCCGGGGCGCCGAGCCGCTGACCGTCCCCGCCCCGCGGGTCACCGCCGTGGACTCCACCGGCGCCGGCGACACCTTCGTCGGCGCGCTCGCGGTGGCGCTCGGCGAGGGACGGCTGATGCCCGACGCGCTGACCTGGGCGTCCTGCGCGGCCGCCCTGTCCGTGCAGCGGGAGGGCGCCACGGTGTCGATGCCGTACCGCCCCGAGATCGACGAACGGTACGCGTCATGA
- a CDS encoding CaiB/BaiF CoA transferase family protein has product MTGAAPAPLAGLRVLDLATLFAGPLAATLLGDFGAEVIKVEHPEKPDPSRGHGPAKDGVGLWWKVLGRNKRTITLNLSRPGGRATLLRLAATADVVIENFRPGTLEKWDLGWPELSAANPRLVLTRVTGFGQFGPYSHRPGFGTLAEAMSGFAALTGEPDAPPTLPPFGLADSIAGLATAYAVMTALAARERTGEGQVVDMALIEPMLLALGPQTTWYDQLGYVQERTGNRSANNAPRNTYRTADGTWVAVSTSAQSVAERVMRLVGRPDLIDEPWFATGADRARHADVLDRAVGDWIARHTRADVLAAFEKAEAAVAPVQDVRDVMTDPQYAALGTVTTVDDPELGALRMQNVLFRLSATPGAIRWAGRPHGADTDEVLTGLGLSPADLAALREEGAL; this is encoded by the coding sequence ATGACCGGGGCCGCCCCGGCGCCCCTGGCCGGACTGCGTGTGCTCGACCTGGCCACCCTGTTCGCCGGACCCCTCGCCGCCACCCTGCTCGGCGACTTCGGCGCGGAGGTGATCAAGGTCGAGCACCCGGAGAAGCCCGACCCGTCGCGCGGCCACGGCCCCGCCAAGGACGGGGTGGGACTGTGGTGGAAGGTCCTCGGCCGCAACAAGCGCACGATCACCCTGAACCTGTCCCGGCCCGGTGGCCGCGCCACCCTGCTGCGGCTGGCCGCCACCGCGGACGTCGTCATCGAGAACTTCCGCCCCGGCACCCTGGAGAAGTGGGACCTCGGCTGGCCGGAGCTGTCGGCCGCCAACCCCCGTCTGGTGCTGACCCGGGTCACCGGCTTCGGGCAGTTCGGGCCGTACTCCCACCGCCCCGGCTTCGGCACGCTGGCCGAGGCGATGAGCGGCTTCGCCGCGCTCACCGGGGAGCCCGACGCGCCCCCGACGCTCCCGCCGTTCGGTCTGGCCGACTCGATCGCGGGCCTCGCCACCGCGTACGCCGTGATGACGGCCCTCGCGGCCCGCGAGCGCACCGGCGAGGGGCAGGTCGTGGACATGGCCCTCATCGAGCCGATGCTGTTGGCCCTCGGACCCCAGACGACCTGGTACGACCAGCTCGGCTACGTCCAGGAGCGCACCGGCAACCGCTCCGCGAACAACGCCCCCCGCAACACCTACCGCACGGCCGACGGCACCTGGGTCGCCGTCTCCACGTCCGCCCAGTCGGTCGCCGAGCGGGTGATGCGGCTCGTGGGGCGCCCCGACCTGATCGACGAGCCGTGGTTCGCGACGGGCGCGGACCGGGCCCGGCACGCCGACGTGCTGGACCGGGCGGTCGGCGACTGGATCGCCCGGCACACCCGCGCGGACGTGCTGGCCGCCTTCGAGAAGGCGGAGGCGGCGGTGGCCCCGGTCCAGGACGTCCGGGACGTGATGACGGACCCGCAGTACGCCGCGCTCGGCACCGTGACCACCGTCGACGACCCCGAGCTGGGCGCGCTGCGCATGCAGAACGTCCTCTTCCGGCTCTCCGCCACGCCCGGCGCGATCCGCTGGGCGGGCCGCCCGCACGGCGCGGACACCGACGAGGTCCTCACCGGCCTCGGCCTGTCCCCCGCCGACCTCGCGGCCCTGCGGGAGGAGGGCGCCCTGTGA
- a CDS encoding HpcH/HpaI aldolase/citrate lyase family protein, with translation MTGPAETSPYPLTWLYAPGDRPRVVAGALASGADVVIVDLEDAVAPDRKDHARAATAELLSAPEHPVPVHVRVNALDTPAGARDLAALAALPGLAALRLPKVTSADQIIHLAETTPAAAPGTTRLHALLESALGIERAHAIASAHPALRGISLGEADLRADLGVRGDAGLDWCRSRVVVAARAAGLPPPAQSIHPDIRDLEGLAATCAHGRALGFLGRAAIHPRQLPVIERAYLPTERELEQAETIVKAAATDQGALALPDGRFVDAAVVAAARRTLSLARRG, from the coding sequence GTGACCGGCCCGGCGGAGACCAGCCCGTACCCGCTGACCTGGCTGTACGCCCCCGGGGACCGTCCGCGGGTGGTCGCGGGGGCGCTCGCGTCGGGCGCCGACGTCGTCATCGTCGACCTGGAGGACGCGGTGGCCCCGGACCGCAAGGACCATGCCCGGGCGGCCACGGCCGAACTGCTCTCCGCGCCGGAGCACCCGGTGCCGGTCCACGTCCGGGTGAACGCCCTGGACACCCCGGCGGGGGCGCGGGACCTCGCGGCGCTGGCCGCCCTGCCGGGTCTGGCCGCGCTGCGGCTGCCGAAGGTGACGTCGGCCGACCAGATCATCCACCTCGCCGAGACCACCCCGGCCGCGGCGCCGGGCACGACCCGGCTGCACGCGCTGCTGGAGTCGGCCCTCGGCATCGAGCGGGCGCACGCGATCGCGTCCGCGCATCCGGCCCTGCGCGGCATCTCGCTCGGCGAGGCGGACCTGAGGGCCGACCTGGGTGTACGGGGCGACGCCGGGCTCGACTGGTGCCGTTCCCGCGTCGTGGTCGCCGCGCGGGCGGCCGGGCTGCCCCCGCCCGCCCAGTCCATCCACCCGGACATCCGCGATCTGGAGGGCCTGGCGGCGACCTGCGCGCACGGCCGCGCGCTCGGTTTCCTGGGCCGCGCGGCCATCCACCCCCGGCAGCTGCCCGTGATCGAGCGGGCGTATCTGCCCACGGAGCGGGAGCTGGAGCAGGCGGAGACGATCGTGAAGGCGGCGGCGACCGACCAGGGGGCGCTGGCCCTGCCGGACGGGCGGTTCGTGGACGCGGCGGTGGTGGCGGCCGCGCGGCGGACGCTGTCCCTGGCCCGCCGCGGCTGA
- the lgt gene encoding prolipoprotein diacylglyceryl transferase, translating to MELAYIPSPSRGVIHLGPIPLRGYAFCIIIGVFVAVWLGNKRWIARGGRAGTVADIAVWAVPFGLVGGRLYHVITDYELYFSEGRDWVDAFKIWEGGLGIWGAIALGALGAWIGCRRRGIPLPAYADAVAPGIALAQALGRWGNWFNQELYGRRTDVPWALEITSSTDGRVPGTYHPTFLYESLWCIGVALLVIWADRRFKMGHGRAFALYVAAYCVGRFWVEYMRVDDAHHILGLRLNNWTALLVFLLAVLYIVVSAKKRPGREPVVEPGAADGDSGGASDENKAETDAATEDGKTSEAESKTGAESKPESEDAVEDTKESRDEAESARKG from the coding sequence ATGGAACTTGCCTACATTCCCAGCCCGTCGCGCGGGGTGATCCACCTCGGTCCCATTCCGCTGCGCGGCTACGCCTTCTGCATCATCATCGGTGTCTTCGTAGCCGTCTGGCTCGGCAACAAGCGCTGGATCGCCCGGGGCGGGCGCGCCGGCACGGTCGCGGACATCGCGGTCTGGGCCGTCCCGTTCGGCCTGGTCGGCGGGCGCCTCTACCACGTGATCACGGACTACGAGCTGTACTTCAGCGAGGGCCGTGACTGGGTGGACGCCTTCAAGATCTGGGAGGGCGGTCTCGGCATCTGGGGCGCGATCGCGCTCGGCGCGCTCGGCGCGTGGATCGGCTGCCGCCGCCGTGGCATCCCGCTCCCCGCGTACGCCGACGCCGTCGCCCCCGGCATCGCCCTCGCGCAGGCCCTCGGCCGCTGGGGCAACTGGTTCAACCAGGAGCTGTACGGCCGCCGCACCGACGTCCCGTGGGCGCTGGAGATCACGTCCTCCACGGACGGGCGGGTGCCGGGCACCTACCATCCGACGTTCCTGTACGAGTCCCTGTGGTGCATCGGCGTCGCCCTGCTGGTGATCTGGGCCGACCGCCGTTTCAAGATGGGCCACGGCCGGGCGTTCGCCCTGTACGTCGCCGCGTACTGCGTCGGCCGGTTCTGGGTCGAGTACATGCGGGTCGACGACGCCCACCACATCCTCGGCCTGCGGCTGAACAACTGGACCGCGCTGCTGGTCTTCCTGCTCGCCGTGCTGTACATCGTGGTGTCGGCGAAGAAGCGGCCCGGGCGGGAACCCGTCGTCGAGCCCGGTGCGGCCGACGGCGACTCGGGCGGCGCGTCCGACGAGAACAAGGCGGAGACCGACGCCGCCACCGAGGACGGGAAGACGTCCGAGGCCGAGTCCAAGACCGGGGCAGAGTCCAAGCCCGAGTCCGAGGACGCGGTCGAGGACACGAAGGAGTCGCGCGACGAGGCCGAGTCGGCCCGCAAGGGCTGA
- a CDS encoding DsbA family protein, which yields MSEKNRDAKRTAREKLAAEREKQKAADRRRRTLIVGASVVCVLGLAAVIGVVAANAGKDSGSDAGPVVGPSGAQGKDGLAIPVGKASAPSTLTVWEDFRCPACKSFEDAYRSTIHGLTDSGKLKVEYHLATIIDGNMGGTGSRNAANAAACAQDAGKFVEYHDVLYRNQPPEADDAFGKNSKLLELAAKVDGLDTPAFRTCVEDGTHNSWVTKSNDAFKAGGFSGTPTVLLNGKNIYQDQTMTPAKLKQMVEENAKG from the coding sequence GTGAGCGAAAAGAATCGAGACGCGAAGCGGACCGCCCGGGAAAAGCTGGCGGCCGAGCGGGAGAAGCAGAAGGCGGCGGACCGGCGGCGCCGCACGCTGATCGTGGGCGCGAGCGTCGTCTGCGTGCTGGGCCTCGCCGCCGTGATCGGCGTCGTCGCGGCCAACGCCGGCAAGGACAGCGGCAGCGACGCCGGGCCGGTCGTCGGCCCCTCCGGCGCCCAGGGCAAGGACGGCCTCGCCATCCCGGTCGGCAAGGCGAGCGCCCCCTCGACGCTCACGGTCTGGGAGGACTTCCGCTGCCCGGCCTGCAAGTCCTTCGAGGACGCCTACCGCTCGACGATCCACGGGCTCACCGACTCCGGCAAGCTCAAGGTCGAGTACCACCTGGCGACGATCATCGACGGCAACATGGGCGGCACCGGCTCCCGCAACGCGGCCAACGCCGCCGCCTGCGCCCAGGACGCCGGGAAGTTCGTCGAGTACCACGACGTGCTGTACCGCAACCAGCCGCCGGAGGCCGACGACGCCTTCGGGAAGAACAGCAAGCTGCTGGAGCTCGCCGCCAAGGTGGACGGCCTGGACACGCCCGCCTTCCGCACCTGCGTCGAGGACGGCACGCACAACAGCTGGGTGACGAAGTCCAACGACGCCTTCAAGGCGGGCGGCTTCAGCGGCACGCCCACGGTCCTGCTGAACGGCAAGAACATCTACCAGGACCAGACGATGACGCCGGCCAAGCTCAAGCAGATGGTGGAGGAGAACGCGAAGGGCTGA
- the trpA gene encoding tryptophan synthase subunit alpha, translated as MSGNIQLLSDTLAAAKAEGRSALIAYLPAGFPTVDGGIAAVKAALEGGADVVEVGLPHSDPVLDGPVIQTADDIALRGGVRIADVMRTVREAHAATGKPILVMTYWNPIDRYGVERFTAELAEAGGAGCILPDLPVQESGLWREHADKHGLATVFVVAPSSRDERLAEITAAGSGFVYAASLMGVTGTRASVGAQAHELVGRTRATGTDLPVCVGLGVSNADQAAEVAGFADGVIVGSAFVKGMLDAPDDAAGVEAVRALAGELAQGVRRKA; from the coding sequence ATGAGCGGGAACATCCAGCTGCTGTCGGACACCCTCGCGGCCGCCAAGGCGGAGGGCCGGTCCGCGCTGATCGCCTATCTGCCGGCCGGCTTCCCCACCGTGGACGGCGGCATCGCGGCGGTCAAGGCCGCCCTGGAGGGCGGCGCCGACGTCGTCGAGGTCGGCCTGCCGCACAGCGACCCCGTGCTCGACGGCCCGGTCATCCAGACCGCCGACGACATCGCCCTGCGCGGCGGGGTGCGGATCGCCGACGTGATGCGGACCGTCCGCGAGGCCCACGCGGCCACCGGCAAGCCCATCCTCGTCATGACGTACTGGAACCCCATCGACCGCTACGGCGTCGAGCGGTTCACCGCCGAGCTGGCCGAGGCGGGCGGCGCCGGCTGCATCCTGCCCGACCTGCCCGTCCAGGAGTCGGGGCTGTGGAGGGAGCACGCCGACAAGCACGGTCTGGCGACCGTGTTCGTCGTCGCGCCGAGCAGCAGGGACGAGCGGCTGGCCGAGATCACCGCGGCCGGCAGCGGCTTCGTGTACGCCGCCTCCCTGATGGGGGTCACCGGCACCCGCGCGTCCGTCGGCGCGCAGGCGCACGAGCTGGTCGGCCGCACCCGGGCCACCGGCACCGACCTGCCCGTCTGTGTCGGCCTGGGCGTCTCCAACGCGGACCAGGCCGCCGAGGTCGCCGGGTTCGCGGACGGCGTGATCGTCGGCTCCGCCTTCGTCAAGGGGATGCTGGACGCGCCGGACGACGCGGCCGGTGTCGAGGCCGTCCGCGCCCTCGCCGGCGAGCTGGCGCAGGGCGTGCGCCGCAAGGCGTAG
- the trpB gene encoding tryptophan synthase subunit beta — MPSDFFIPDPEGQIPSPEGYFGAFGGKFIPEALVAAVDEVAVEYDKAKHDPEFARELDDLLVNYTGRPSALTEVPRFAAEAGGARVFLKREDLNHTGSHKINNVLGQALLTKRMGKTRVIAETGAGQHGVATATACALFGLDCTIYMGEIDTRRQALNVARMRMLGAEVIAVKSGSRTLKDAINEAFRDWVANVDRTHYLFGTVAGPHPFPAMVRDFHRVIGVEARRQILERAGRLPDAAIACVGGGSNAIGLFHAFIPDASVRLIGCEPAGHGVETGEHAATLTAGEPGILHGSRSYVLQDDEGQITEPYSISAGLDYPGIGPEHSYLKDSGRGEYRAVTDDAAMQALRLLSRTEGIIPAIESAHALAGALEVGRELGKDGLIVVNLSGRGDKDMDTAARYFGLYEEGADAEVPADAADTAEIEGDAR; from the coding sequence ATGCCCAGCGACTTCTTCATCCCCGACCCCGAGGGTCAAATCCCGTCACCCGAGGGGTACTTCGGCGCGTTCGGCGGCAAGTTCATCCCGGAGGCCCTCGTCGCCGCCGTGGACGAGGTGGCCGTCGAGTACGACAAGGCCAAGCACGACCCCGAGTTCGCCCGTGAGCTCGACGACCTGCTGGTGAACTACACCGGCCGGCCCAGCGCGCTCACCGAGGTCCCGCGGTTCGCCGCGGAGGCCGGCGGTGCCCGTGTCTTCCTCAAGCGCGAGGACCTCAACCACACCGGCTCGCACAAGATCAACAACGTGCTCGGCCAGGCCCTGCTCACCAAGCGCATGGGCAAGACCCGGGTCATCGCCGAGACCGGCGCGGGCCAGCACGGCGTCGCGACCGCCACGGCCTGCGCCCTGTTCGGCCTCGACTGCACCATCTACATGGGCGAGATCGACACGCGGCGGCAGGCCCTCAACGTGGCCCGGATGCGCATGCTCGGCGCCGAGGTCATCGCCGTGAAGTCCGGCAGCCGCACCCTGAAGGACGCCATCAACGAGGCGTTCCGCGACTGGGTCGCCAACGTCGACCGCACCCACTACCTGTTCGGCACGGTCGCCGGACCGCACCCCTTCCCCGCCATGGTCCGCGACTTCCACCGGGTCATCGGCGTCGAGGCCCGCCGCCAGATCCTGGAACGCGCCGGACGCCTGCCCGACGCGGCCATCGCCTGCGTCGGCGGCGGCTCCAACGCCATCGGCCTCTTCCACGCCTTCATCCCGGACGCCTCCGTCCGCCTGATCGGCTGCGAACCGGCCGGGCACGGCGTCGAGACCGGCGAGCACGCGGCCACCCTCACCGCCGGCGAGCCCGGCATCCTGCACGGCTCCCGCTCCTACGTCCTCCAGGACGACGAGGGCCAGATCACCGAGCCGTACTCCATCTCGGCCGGCCTGGACTACCCCGGCATCGGCCCGGAGCACTCCTACCTCAAGGACAGCGGACGCGGCGAGTACCGCGCGGTCACCGACGACGCCGCCATGCAGGCCCTGCGCCTGCTGTCGCGCACCGAGGGCATCATCCCGGCCATCGAGAGCGCCCACGCGCTCGCCGGGGCCCTGGAGGTCGGCAGGGAGCTCGGGAAGGACGGGCTGATCGTCGTCAACCTGTCCGGCCGGGGCGACAAGGACATGGACACCGCGGCCCGCTACTTCGGGCTGTACGAGGAGGGCGCCGACGCCGAGGTCCCGGCCGACGCCGCCGACACCGCCGAGATCGAGGGGGACGCCCGATGA
- the trpM gene encoding tryptophan biosynthesis modulator TrpM, which translates to MTPTTTTTDRYARLARGCRPRGCRAPARRVHGRRVRYVIGDEPGQVNGRRWQRPS; encoded by the coding sequence ATGACGCCCACGACCACCACCACGGACCGGTACGCCCGCCTCGCGCGCGGCTGCCGCCCCCGTGGCTGCCGCGCCCCCGCCCGCCGGGTGCACGGCCGTCGTGTGCGCTACGTCATCGGGGACGAGCCCGGGCAGGTCAACGGGCGGCGATGGCAGCGCCCCTCTTAG
- the trpC gene encoding indole-3-glycerol phosphate synthase TrpC, which produces MSVLDEIIDGVRADLAERQARVSLDELKERAAKAPAAKDGVAALRGDGVKVICEVKRSSPSKGALAAIADPAGLAADYEAGGAAVISVLTEQRRFGGSLADLEAVRAKVDIPVLRKDFIVTSYQLWEARAYGADLALLIVAALEQSALESLIERAESIGLTPLVEVHDEDEVDRAVDAGARIIGVNARNLKTLEVDRGTFERVAPEIPDTLVKVAESGVRGPHDLIAYANSGADAVLVGESLVTGKDPKTAVSDLVAAGEHPALRHGRG; this is translated from the coding sequence GTGAGTGTGCTCGACGAGATCATCGACGGAGTCCGTGCCGACCTCGCGGAGCGGCAGGCGCGCGTCAGCCTCGACGAGCTCAAGGAGCGCGCGGCGAAGGCCCCCGCGGCGAAGGACGGTGTCGCGGCGCTCCGCGGCGACGGCGTCAAGGTCATCTGCGAGGTCAAGCGCTCCAGCCCGTCCAAGGGCGCGCTGGCCGCGATCGCCGACCCGGCCGGGCTCGCCGCCGACTACGAGGCGGGCGGCGCCGCCGTCATCTCCGTCCTCACCGAGCAGCGCCGCTTCGGCGGCTCGCTGGCCGACCTGGAGGCCGTCCGCGCCAAGGTCGACATCCCCGTGCTGCGCAAGGACTTCATCGTCACGTCGTACCAGCTGTGGGAGGCCCGCGCGTACGGCGCCGACCTCGCGCTGCTGATCGTCGCGGCCCTCGAGCAGTCCGCCCTGGAGTCCCTGATCGAGCGCGCCGAGTCCATCGGGCTCACCCCGCTCGTCGAGGTCCACGACGAGGACGAGGTCGACCGCGCGGTCGACGCCGGCGCCAGGATCATCGGTGTCAACGCCCGCAACCTGAAGACCCTCGAGGTCGACCGGGGCACCTTCGAGCGCGTCGCGCCCGAGATCCCGGACACCCTCGTCAAGGTCGCCGAGTCCGGCGTCCGCGGCCCGCACGACCTCATCGCGTACGCCAACTCCGGCGCCGACGCGGTCCTGGTCGGCGAGTCCCTGGTCACCGGCAAGGACCCGAAGACCGCGGTCTCCGACCTGGTGGCGGCCGGCGAGCACCCGGCGCTGCGGCACGGCCGCGGCTGA
- a CDS encoding DUF2752 domain-containing protein, with the protein MLDVDTDSRGTPATGAGALARRVAVPVGVLAAVAGAFAYVGAVDPNEPGHYPACPLLEYTGIFCPGCGGLRGAHALVHGDLAAALQDNALAVAGYALLAVLWTVWVIRSVRGRPLRIDLAPAHLWAVGALTLLFTVVRNSPFGGRLHP; encoded by the coding sequence ATGCTCGACGTGGACACCGACAGCCGCGGGACGCCGGCGACCGGCGCGGGCGCCCTCGCCCGCCGCGTCGCCGTCCCGGTGGGCGTGCTCGCGGCCGTCGCCGGGGCCTTCGCCTACGTCGGCGCGGTCGACCCGAACGAACCGGGCCACTACCCGGCCTGCCCCCTCCTGGAGTACACCGGGATCTTCTGCCCGGGCTGCGGCGGGCTGCGCGGCGCGCACGCCCTCGTGCACGGCGACCTCGCGGCCGCCCTCCAGGACAACGCGCTCGCCGTGGCCGGCTACGCGCTCCTCGCCGTGCTGTGGACCGTCTGGGTGATCCGGTCCGTCCGGGGCCGTCCGCTGCGGATCGATCTCGCCCCGGCGCACCTGTGGGCGGTCGGCGCCCTGACCCTGCTCTTCACCGTTGTCCGGAACTCGCCGTTCGGTGGCCGACTGCATCCTTGA
- a CDS encoding HGxxPAAW family protein, which translates to MAGSSHGHTLAAWTGVTIAFIGFCVAGAFMVMAQPAGFWAGMGVVILGGIVGWVMSAMGLGQPKDAHEPHLTTEERQAAGAKG; encoded by the coding sequence ATGGCGGGCAGCAGCCACGGTCACACTTTGGCCGCCTGGACCGGTGTCACGATCGCCTTCATCGGTTTCTGCGTGGCGGGCGCCTTCATGGTGATGGCCCAGCCCGCGGGCTTCTGGGCCGGTATGGGCGTCGTGATCCTCGGCGGCATCGTCGGCTGGGTCATGAGCGCCATGGGACTCGGCCAGCCCAAGGACGCCCACGAGCCGCACCTCACCACCGAGGAGCGCCAGGCGGCCGGCGCCAAGGGCTGA
- a CDS encoding TIGR02234 family membrane protein, translating to MEYVTAVPHPRSEAPGPARAGRLSLALALLSGALGAAVALLATRQRWSEGTAAVAGGSFPLTAKGSDVTGVPAALAIVGLAALVAVFAVRRAGRVLVAALLALSGAGTVAAALLGASDSSALDEQAARASGDTAATVASLTHTAWPYAAAAGGALILLAGLLALRYGRIWPGMSGRYERDGTPRPRRAARPADPDRPEEIWKALDRGEDPTGA from the coding sequence GTGGAGTACGTGACTGCTGTTCCTCATCCCCGTTCCGAAGCCCCGGGCCCCGCCCGCGCGGGCCGTCTGAGTCTGGCCCTCGCCCTGCTGAGCGGGGCGCTCGGCGCGGCCGTGGCCCTGCTCGCCACCCGGCAGCGCTGGTCGGAGGGCACCGCCGCGGTGGCCGGCGGCTCCTTCCCCCTCACCGCCAAGGGCAGCGACGTCACCGGGGTCCCCGCGGCCCTGGCGATAGTCGGGCTCGCCGCGCTCGTCGCCGTCTTCGCCGTGCGCCGCGCCGGCCGCGTCCTGGTCGCCGCCCTGCTCGCGCTGTCCGGCGCCGGCACGGTCGCCGCCGCCCTGCTGGGCGCCTCCGACAGCTCCGCCCTCGACGAGCAGGCCGCGCGGGCCTCCGGCGACACCGCCGCCACCGTCGCGTCCCTCACCCACACCGCCTGGCCGTACGCCGCCGCGGCCGGCGGCGCCCTGATCCTGCTCGCCGGGCTCCTCGCCCTGCGCTACGGCCGGATCTGGCCCGGCATGTCCGGCCGCTACGAACGCGACGGCACCCCGCGCCCGCGCCGCGCGGCCCGCCCCGCCGACCCCGACCGTCCCGAGGAGATCTGGAAGGCGCTCGACCGGGGCGAGGACCCCACGGGAGCCTGA